From the Cryptosporangium phraense genome, one window contains:
- a CDS encoding antibiotic biosynthesis monooxygenase family protein, whose amino-acid sequence MILEIAAITVKPGNEKDFVDAHVTAFAANAPVAEMLSVRVTQGVETPTNFVLLVEWTDLAAHERYRETEDWARWRAAIAPHVAGPAAVQHVEVVA is encoded by the coding sequence ATGATTCTCGAAATCGCCGCCATCACCGTGAAACCGGGCAATGAGAAGGACTTCGTCGACGCGCACGTCACCGCCTTCGCGGCGAACGCGCCGGTCGCGGAGATGCTCTCGGTGCGCGTCACCCAGGGCGTCGAGACCCCCACCAACTTCGTGCTCCTCGTCGAATGGACCGACCTCGCGGCCCACGAGCGCTACCGCGAGACCGAGGACTGGGCCCGCTGGCGCGCGGCGATCGCCCCGCACGTCGCCGGCCCGGCCGCCGTCCAGCACGTCGAAGTCGTCGCCTAG
- a CDS encoding helix-turn-helix transcriptional regulator: MTAAARAQIDDLGSWDNGSLPANVLAVVALARSGGRPAETRVLARTGRWLALRAMALSGHGDGHGHGAGRSVVVTIDPAAQAAIGQMALAARGLTAREQDVAQLVLRGASTQAIASALFLSPHTVQDHLKAIFDKLGVRSRREMIAQLVLA; encoded by the coding sequence ATGACCGCGGCCGCCCGGGCGCAGATCGACGACCTCGGTAGCTGGGACAACGGGTCGCTGCCGGCGAACGTCCTCGCGGTCGTGGCGCTGGCCCGGTCCGGCGGCCGGCCCGCCGAAACCCGGGTGCTGGCCCGCACCGGCCGCTGGCTCGCCCTCCGGGCGATGGCTCTGAGCGGCCACGGCGACGGCCACGGCCACGGCGCCGGCCGGTCCGTCGTCGTCACGATCGATCCGGCCGCGCAGGCGGCCATCGGCCAGATGGCGCTGGCCGCCCGCGGGCTCACCGCCCGCGAGCAAGACGTCGCCCAGCTCGTCCTCCGGGGCGCGTCGACGCAGGCCATCGCGTCCGCACTGTTCCTCTCGCCGCACACCGTGCAGGACCATCTGAAGGCGATCTTCGACAAGCTGGGGGTCCGCAGCCGCCGCGAGATGATCGCCCAGCTCGTCCTGGCCTGA
- a CDS encoding sensor histidine kinase, producing the protein MNLRTRVGLAGGLVVLAAMTVASVVVGRAVDTTLHRQLDASLVDAAATGPAAALKIKTENSDDTPSDQQIRITDPVRFGSTFLQIVPPPDDADPSDFAPADDRDRAVAAGDARPYFRDITYHGVAYRLYTAALDGSPGALVRVARPISEQTSTARAVWLLLAALTAVSTVGATALARLSAGRVLRPVVRLTRTVEHIAHSGDLDVRIGSSGSDEVGRLAAAFTTMTANLSASITAQRQLVADASHELRTPLTSLGTNLELLDEGGTGDPQAPELIRDARDQTAELTALVNDLVDLARYGQVETHTEDVRLDLLVADLLARAGRVTVDSALDECVVHADPDALQRAVGNLLDNAVKWSPPAGRIRVTVSTAPGLAEVAVSDEGPGIPEADRPFVFDRFYRSPRDRTLPGSGLGLAIVRRVAEAHGGSVRAEPLATGTRLVLSLPA; encoded by the coding sequence GTGAACCTGCGCACCCGCGTCGGGCTGGCCGGTGGCCTGGTCGTGCTCGCCGCGATGACCGTGGCGTCCGTCGTCGTCGGGCGCGCCGTCGACACGACGCTGCACCGCCAGCTGGACGCGTCCCTGGTCGACGCGGCGGCGACCGGACCGGCCGCGGCGCTGAAGATCAAGACCGAGAACTCCGACGACACGCCGTCGGACCAGCAGATCCGGATCACCGACCCGGTCCGGTTCGGTTCGACGTTCCTGCAGATCGTTCCGCCCCCGGACGACGCCGACCCGTCGGACTTCGCGCCGGCCGACGACCGCGACCGCGCCGTGGCGGCCGGCGACGCGAGACCGTACTTCCGGGACATCACCTATCACGGGGTGGCCTACCGGCTGTACACCGCAGCACTCGACGGCAGCCCGGGGGCGCTCGTGCGGGTGGCCCGCCCGATCTCCGAGCAGACCTCCACCGCGCGGGCGGTCTGGCTGCTGCTCGCCGCGCTGACCGCGGTCAGCACCGTCGGCGCGACCGCGCTCGCCCGCCTGTCGGCGGGACGCGTCCTCCGTCCGGTCGTCCGGCTCACCAGGACCGTGGAGCACATCGCTCACAGCGGCGACCTCGACGTCCGGATCGGCTCGTCCGGATCGGACGAGGTCGGCCGCCTCGCGGCCGCGTTCACGACGATGACGGCCAACCTCAGCGCGTCGATCACCGCGCAGCGCCAGTTGGTGGCGGACGCCTCGCACGAGCTACGCACGCCGCTGACCAGCCTCGGCACGAACCTCGAGCTGCTCGACGAAGGCGGGACCGGCGATCCCCAGGCGCCGGAGCTGATCCGGGACGCCCGGGACCAGACGGCCGAGCTCACCGCGCTGGTGAACGACCTGGTCGACCTGGCCCGGTACGGCCAGGTCGAGACCCACACCGAGGACGTGCGCCTCGACCTGCTGGTCGCCGACCTGCTCGCCCGGGCCGGTCGCGTGACGGTCGATTCCGCGCTCGACGAGTGCGTCGTGCACGCCGACCCGGACGCGCTGCAGCGGGCGGTCGGGAACCTGCTCGACAACGCGGTCAAATGGAGTCCGCCGGCGGGCCGGATCCGGGTGACGGTGAGCACCGCGCCGGGCCTCGCGGAAGTTGCGGTCAGCGACGAGGGGCCGGGGATCCCCGAGGCCGACCGGCCGTTCGTCTTCGACCGGTTCTACCGGTCGCCGCGGGATCGGACGCTGCCCGGCTCGGGGCTCGGGCTGGCGATCGTCCGGCGGGTGGCCGAGGCCCACGGCGGCAGCGTCCGCGCCGAGCCCCTGGCGACCGGCACCCGCCTGGTGCTGAGCCTTCCCGCCTAG
- a CDS encoding M20 family metallopeptidase, whose amino-acid sequence MTHDVVLLTQQLVRLRTVNDPEAGTAEAPAAAVVEELMRSFGWPVQVEEVAPGRPNVIAVVDGGGGPGPTLLFEGHTDVVTEGERDTWTVDPYSGDIVDGVLWGRGSADMKSGVAAMIHATRRLQLDGPFPGRIVVAALVDEEGMMLGAKHFARSALAAEVDAAIVCEPEAGEVCTCAKGALRLRVALRGAMAHGAMPHQGRNPILPLASLLAAVAGYERELGERFGEHEHLGRVYLTPTVVQAGRREQGNVIPAEAFVHLDVRSVPGVDHAEVIARVGALASAAGEAHGVTASVEVVDDRPPVEIPADSPIAAAVLGAHQAVTGEPGRIGGVPGTTDGTILFRDASIPSVVYGPGGKWIAHQADEFVAVDEIVTSMNVYTEAARRFLTGE is encoded by the coding sequence ATGACGCACGACGTCGTCCTCCTCACCCAGCAACTCGTGCGGCTGCGCACGGTCAACGATCCCGAGGCCGGTACCGCCGAGGCCCCGGCCGCCGCGGTCGTCGAGGAGCTCATGCGGTCGTTCGGCTGGCCGGTGCAGGTCGAGGAAGTCGCGCCGGGACGTCCCAACGTGATCGCGGTCGTCGACGGGGGCGGTGGCCCCGGCCCGACGCTGCTGTTCGAGGGGCACACCGACGTCGTCACCGAGGGCGAGCGGGACACCTGGACCGTCGACCCGTACAGCGGCGACATCGTCGACGGCGTGCTCTGGGGGCGCGGCTCGGCCGACATGAAGTCGGGCGTCGCGGCGATGATCCACGCGACCCGCCGCCTTCAGCTCGACGGCCCGTTCCCCGGCCGGATCGTCGTCGCCGCGCTGGTGGACGAGGAGGGGATGATGCTCGGCGCGAAGCACTTCGCCCGCAGCGCGCTGGCCGCCGAGGTGGACGCGGCGATCGTCTGCGAGCCGGAGGCCGGCGAGGTCTGCACCTGCGCGAAGGGCGCGCTCCGGCTGCGCGTCGCGTTGCGCGGCGCGATGGCCCACGGCGCGATGCCGCACCAGGGCCGCAACCCGATCCTGCCGCTGGCGTCGCTGCTGGCCGCCGTGGCCGGGTACGAGCGCGAGCTCGGCGAGCGGTTCGGCGAGCACGAGCACCTGGGCCGGGTCTACCTGACGCCGACCGTCGTCCAGGCCGGGCGGCGCGAGCAGGGCAACGTGATCCCAGCCGAGGCGTTCGTCCACCTCGACGTCCGGTCGGTGCCCGGCGTCGACCACGCCGAGGTGATCGCCCGGGTGGGCGCGCTGGCGTCGGCGGCCGGGGAGGCCCACGGCGTGACGGCGTCGGTGGAGGTCGTGGACGACCGGCCGCCGGTGGAGATCCCGGCCGACTCCCCGATCGCGGCGGCCGTGCTGGGCGCGCACCAGGCCGTCACCGGCGAGCCCGGGCGGATCGGTGGCGTCCCGGGGACGACCGACGGCACGATCCTGTTCCGGGACGCGTCGATCCCGTCGGTGGTCTACGGGCCCGGCGGGAAGTGGATCGCCCACCAGGCCGACGAGTTCGTCGCGGTGGATGAGATCGTGACCAGTATGAACGTCTACACCGAAGCGGCCAGGCGCTTCCTGACCGGCGAATGA
- a CDS encoding response regulator transcription factor: MPQTEPHRLLVVDDDESVRRSLTRALRRDGFDVTEAADGLAALREVARVRPAAVVLDVLMPEPNGLEVCRRVRARGDATPILMLTARDLVDDRVAGLDAGADDYLVKPFALDELRARLRALLRRAGTTTEVLRHGDLELDLTACRATRNGRPVSLTRTEYALLELFLRNPGRVLSRRTIFESVWGYDFGPGSTGLWVYVSYLRAKLEADGEARVIQTVRGLGYVLRDDP, from the coding sequence ATGCCCCAGACGGAGCCCCACCGGCTGCTGGTGGTCGACGACGACGAGTCGGTCCGCCGATCGCTGACCCGCGCGCTGCGACGGGACGGCTTCGACGTCACCGAGGCGGCCGACGGCCTCGCGGCGCTGCGGGAGGTGGCCCGGGTCCGCCCGGCCGCCGTGGTCCTCGACGTCCTGATGCCCGAGCCCAACGGGCTCGAGGTGTGCCGCCGGGTCCGGGCCCGCGGCGACGCCACCCCGATCCTCATGCTGACCGCCCGCGACCTGGTCGACGACCGGGTCGCCGGACTGGACGCCGGGGCCGACGACTACCTGGTCAAGCCGTTCGCGCTGGACGAGTTACGGGCCCGGCTGCGCGCGTTGCTCCGGCGCGCGGGAACGACCACGGAGGTGCTGCGCCACGGCGATCTGGAGCTGGACCTCACCGCGTGCCGGGCCACCCGGAACGGCCGGCCGGTGAGCCTGACCCGGACCGAGTACGCGCTGCTGGAGCTGTTCCTGCGCAACCCCGGCCGGGTGCTGAGCCGCCGGACGATCTTCGAGTCGGTGTGGGGCTACGACTTCGGCCCGGGCTCGACCGGGCTCTGGGTCTACGTCAGCTATCTCCGGGCGAAGCTGGAGGCCGACGGCGAGGCGCGGGTGATCCAGACCGTCCGCGGTCTCGGGTACGTGCTCCGGGACGACCCGTGA
- a CDS encoding YybH family protein: protein MSEAIRPHEFNEQWGDAFNAGDLPRLMEMYEPGAVIVPGPGAEPIHGHAAIEAALAGFLGLGGKLRFTPRHWLVAGDLAFSSVAFTMDGGRDPEGRPVELTGVTAEILRRQPDGRWKYVVDHPFADART from the coding sequence ATGTCCGAAGCGATCCGTCCCCACGAGTTCAACGAGCAGTGGGGCGACGCCTTCAACGCCGGCGACCTACCGCGGCTGATGGAGATGTACGAACCCGGCGCGGTGATCGTTCCCGGGCCCGGCGCCGAGCCCATTCACGGGCACGCGGCGATCGAGGCCGCCCTGGCCGGCTTCCTCGGCCTGGGCGGGAAGCTCCGCTTCACCCCGCGTCACTGGTTGGTCGCGGGCGACCTCGCGTTCAGCAGCGTCGCGTTCACGATGGACGGCGGCCGCGACCCCGAGGGGAGGCCCGTCGAGCTGACCGGCGTCACCGCCGAGATCCTCCGCCGCCAGCCCGACGGCCGCTGGAAGTACGTCGTCGACCACCCTTTCGCCGACGCGCGGACGTGA
- a CDS encoding TetR family transcriptional regulator: MPRWEHGSADRLKQAAMELFEEQGFDATSAVQIADRARVTTRTFFRYFPDKEEVLFADAEALNEALTQKLLQTPDVAKPLPAILRTLAGYDWASLGPLDVQRRRAALIASDPLLLERDLVKQQQLADGFRNALSRRGVDPEVAELAANTATQVFRIAYRQWLDGNGDPTLAAATDTAMSLLATIVPRTRRVANQRTALGKTDE, encoded by the coding sequence ATGCCCCGGTGGGAACACGGCAGTGCGGACCGGCTGAAACAGGCCGCGATGGAGCTCTTCGAAGAACAGGGCTTCGACGCCACCAGCGCCGTACAGATCGCCGACCGCGCCCGGGTCACCACCCGGACGTTCTTCCGCTACTTCCCCGACAAGGAAGAAGTCCTCTTCGCCGACGCCGAGGCGCTCAACGAGGCCCTCACCCAGAAGCTGCTCCAGACCCCGGACGTCGCGAAGCCGCTGCCGGCCATCCTGCGCACGCTGGCCGGCTACGACTGGGCGAGCCTCGGCCCGCTGGACGTCCAGCGCCGGCGGGCCGCGCTGATCGCCTCCGACCCGCTGCTGCTGGAACGGGACCTCGTCAAACAACAGCAACTGGCCGACGGGTTCCGCAACGCGCTGAGCCGGCGCGGGGTCGACCCGGAGGTCGCCGAACTCGCGGCCAACACGGCGACCCAGGTGTTCCGCATCGCCTATCGGCAGTGGCTGGACGGCAACGGGGACCCCACGCTGGCCGCGGCGACCGACACCGCGATGTCGCTGCTCGCGACGATCGTTCCCCGGACCCGGCGAGTCGCGAATCAGCGCACGGCGCTGGGAAAGACCGACGAGTAG
- a CDS encoding P1 family peptidase yields MTTSGAAAGPSAAAASGPSARVARYGHRGSGPTNSLSDVAGVRVGHETRIGAGWLSGTTVVLAPEGGLVAGVDVRGGGPGTRETDLLDPRASVERVHAIVFSGGSAYGLAAASGVADLLGERGIGFPVGDRPGEVVPIVPSAVVFDLGRGGDFGRRPGHAEGVAAARVALAAEPGTAVTMGVVGAGAGTLAGGLKGGIGSASAVLSGGATVAALVVLNSHGTCVDPATGEPLAARLLAPGDVRLRRPDQAEARAWVPPHFLPPTVVQNTTLGLVATDLTLTKAQCTKLAGVGQDGLARAIDPAHTLFDGDTIFGASTATRPAPDLPLHYELLDAAARCVSRAVVRALLAAEPVTTSAGSWPSYSSVFPSAVR; encoded by the coding sequence ATGACCACGTCCGGCGCGGCGGCGGGGCCTTCTGCCGCCGCGGCCTCCGGGCCGTCGGCGAGGGTGGCCCGCTACGGGCACCGCGGTTCCGGGCCGACCAACTCGCTCAGCGACGTCGCCGGGGTGCGCGTCGGGCACGAGACCCGGATCGGGGCCGGGTGGCTGAGCGGCACCACCGTGGTGCTCGCGCCCGAGGGTGGCCTGGTCGCGGGCGTCGACGTGCGCGGCGGCGGGCCGGGTACCCGGGAGACCGACCTGCTCGATCCGCGGGCCTCGGTCGAGCGCGTGCACGCGATCGTGTTCAGCGGAGGCAGCGCCTACGGGCTCGCGGCCGCCTCGGGCGTCGCCGACCTGCTCGGCGAGCGCGGGATCGGATTCCCGGTCGGCGACCGGCCGGGGGAGGTCGTCCCGATCGTGCCGTCCGCCGTCGTCTTCGACCTGGGCCGCGGTGGCGATTTCGGCCGGCGCCCCGGCCACGCGGAGGGGGTCGCCGCGGCCCGGGTCGCGCTGGCCGCCGAACCGGGCACCGCCGTCACGATGGGCGTGGTCGGCGCCGGCGCCGGCACGCTGGCGGGCGGGCTGAAGGGTGGGATCGGCTCGGCCAGCGCGGTCCTGTCCGGCGGCGCCACCGTCGCCGCGCTGGTCGTCCTCAACTCGCACGGCACCTGTGTGGACCCGGCGACCGGCGAGCCGCTGGCCGCGCGTCTGCTGGCGCCGGGCGACGTCCGGCTGCGCCGGCCGGACCAGGCCGAGGCCCGGGCCTGGGTGCCGCCCCATTTCCTGCCCCCGACCGTCGTGCAGAACACCACGCTCGGCCTGGTCGCCACCGACCTGACGCTGACCAAGGCCCAGTGCACCAAGCTCGCCGGGGTCGGGCAGGACGGCCTGGCCCGCGCGATCGACCCGGCCCACACGCTCTTCGACGGCGACACGATCTTCGGCGCGTCCACGGCGACGCGTCCCGCGCCGGACCTGCCCCTGCACTACGAACTTCTGGACGCCGCGGCGCGATGCGTCTCGCGGGCGGTGGTCCGGGCGCTGCTGGCCGCCGAGCCGGTCACCACCAGCGCGGGTTCGTGGCCCAGCTACTCGTCGGTCTTTCCCAGCGCCGTGCGCTGA
- a CDS encoding hemerythrin domain-containing protein encodes MTTETHHHTNRCYWSPGDAGWNCDGGGSERVLVDVRDMIVVHTAMLREFRLAPAAVRRTEAGDRRRARVVSGHLRFLTELLHHHHAGEDELLWPTLRARTSASAHRLIDDVEAQHVEIDVALRRGEELLDAWAQAPDAGRREQLAAALEHLHAVLKDHLDLEERALLPLAAGALTEGEWHAIGEAAVAAMPKPALALAFGMFAYEGEPEVLRAMVASAPPVPRTLLPLVAPRLYARRAKAVHGTAKP; translated from the coding sequence ATGACCACCGAGACGCACCACCACACCAACCGCTGCTACTGGAGCCCCGGCGACGCCGGCTGGAACTGCGACGGGGGAGGCTCCGAACGGGTCCTCGTCGACGTCCGGGACATGATCGTCGTGCACACCGCGATGCTGCGCGAGTTCCGGCTCGCCCCGGCGGCGGTCCGGCGCACCGAGGCCGGCGACCGGAGACGGGCCCGGGTCGTCTCCGGTCACCTCCGGTTCCTCACCGAGCTGCTCCATCACCATCACGCCGGCGAGGACGAGCTGCTCTGGCCCACGTTGCGGGCCCGGACGTCCGCCTCGGCCCACCGGTTGATCGACGACGTCGAGGCGCAGCACGTCGAGATCGACGTCGCGTTGCGTCGCGGAGAGGAGCTGCTCGACGCGTGGGCGCAGGCGCCCGACGCCGGGCGTCGCGAGCAGCTCGCGGCCGCGCTGGAGCACCTGCACGCGGTGCTGAAGGACCACCTCGACCTGGAGGAGCGTGCGCTGCTGCCGCTGGCCGCCGGCGCGCTCACGGAGGGCGAGTGGCACGCGATCGGCGAGGCGGCGGTCGCGGCGATGCCCAAGCCCGCGCTGGCCTTGGCGTTCGGCATGTTCGCCTACGAGGGGGAGCCCGAGGTGCTCCGCGCGATGGTCGCGAGCGCGCCGCCGGTTCCGCGCACGCTCCTGCCGCTGGTCGCCCCGCGCCTCTACGCCCGCCGGGCCAAGGCCGTCCACGGCACCGCCAAGCCCTGA